From one Synechocystis sp. PCC 6803 substr. PCC-P genomic stretch:
- the rpsT gene encoding 30S ribosomal protein S20 — protein MANIKSALKRIEIAERNRLQNKSYKSAIKTLMKKTFQSVEAYASDPNPEKLDTINTSMAAAFSKIDKAVKCKVIHKNNAARKKARLAKALQSALPAA, from the coding sequence GTGGCTAATATCAAGTCCGCCCTGAAGCGCATCGAAATTGCTGAACGCAACCGACTCCAAAACAAAAGCTATAAGTCGGCCATCAAAACCCTGATGAAAAAAACCTTTCAATCGGTGGAGGCCTACGCCAGTGACCCCAATCCGGAAAAACTCGACACGATCAACACCAGTATGGCCGCCGCTTTTAGCAAAATTGATAAGGCGGTGAAGTGCAAAGTAATCCACAAGAACAATGCGGCCCGCAAAAAGGCTCGCTTAGCCAAAGCCCTCCAAAGCGCCTTGCCTGCTGCCTAG
- a CDS encoding TatD family hydrolase, translating to MHLVDTHVHINFDVFAADLDQLQHRWRQAGVVQLVHSCVKPQEFDQIQSLADRFPELFFAVGLHPLDAEDWQDNTAGQILAYAKADDRVVAIGEMGLDFFKADNRDHQIEVFRAQLAIARELNKPVIIHCRDAAQTMRQVLTDFQAESGPVAGVMHCWGGTPEETQWFLDLGFYISFSGTVTFKKAEGIQASAQMVPPDRLLVETDCPFLAPVPQRGKRNEPAFVRHVAEAIAALRHVPLETLAQQTTTNARNLFKLPVPA from the coding sequence ATGCATTTAGTTGATACCCATGTCCACATTAACTTTGATGTTTTTGCGGCGGATTTAGACCAGTTACAGCATCGCTGGCGGCAAGCTGGGGTGGTGCAACTGGTTCATTCCTGCGTTAAGCCCCAGGAGTTTGATCAAATACAGTCTCTGGCGGACCGTTTTCCTGAACTATTTTTCGCCGTGGGACTCCATCCTTTGGATGCCGAAGATTGGCAAGACAATACTGCTGGGCAAATCCTTGCCTATGCCAAGGCGGATGACCGGGTGGTAGCCATTGGTGAAATGGGTTTGGATTTTTTCAAAGCCGATAACCGTGACCATCAAATTGAGGTTTTCCGGGCCCAGTTGGCGATCGCCAGGGAATTAAACAAGCCAGTGATTATCCATTGTCGGGATGCCGCCCAGACCATGCGCCAGGTATTGACTGATTTCCAAGCAGAATCGGGGCCCGTGGCTGGGGTAATGCACTGTTGGGGTGGCACTCCTGAAGAAACCCAATGGTTTTTGGACCTGGGGTTTTACATCAGTTTTAGCGGCACAGTTACCTTCAAAAAAGCTGAAGGGATCCAAGCCAGTGCCCAGATGGTCCCCCCCGATCGCCTGTTGGTGGAAACCGATTGTCCCTTTTTGGCGCCAGTGCCCCAACGGGGTAAACGCAATGAACCAGCCTTTGTCCGCCATGTGGCCGAGGCGATCGCTGCCCTGCGCCATGTCCCCCTAGAAACCCTTGCCCAACAAACCACTACTAATGCCCGCAACCTTTTTAAACTACCGGTGCCTGCCTAA
- a CDS encoding PAS domain S-box protein: MTFAATPREVTASAIQWACLCLPGELSAAEALNRWHRHGQRSWEPPAEAKAFPPWALVLDNDGQLLGLLPDWQLAAALWTEHFSPAIALAELCLPCSLRLDLEKLPSLGEVMQIFATWGYGWDVIPVADRQHQTWGLLSIGNLIRSVNLCQLWQNLPLQVTASPPLCLGTETTLGELVHHCFERQISSFPVVYSSPLLPAAAPRIPLGNVSLSNYFKGPNYGSLGLDNPIGPDLSPTFPLCTINQTYCHARELLRRQNDDYVIITNISGAFVGWVGPQQWLATVQPDVLLEALQREVEMPRIVQHLEARIVWQQQQQQRNQHLIQKLLSRNPNLIYLYDLVKNEIVYLNIPGSLLEGGSGGAPIPNPMVETDPRQDLLLPPRYFGLEELAALQAHEKKEFNFEFTDGGQSVHYFVVEISAFEIDGSGQTSKILCLAQDVSHGKRAEAALHTKEQQLQTLVNTIADGIVILDNHDKVIYANPMACQMFGLSKEEFLQSQLGLSNRGQTEIGINVSPEEEGIGEIKAVPIHWQGEDCRLVTVRDVTDRQRVLKKLRDSEQIHRSLLEALPNLVWRLSSAGDVWECNQRTLAYFGRRGRKILGNTWQQFIEPGERENVQRQWRQGIAAQEFFQLECRLWRSDGQYRWHLLQVLPLEDRFGSINGWLASSTDIDDLKEAEKALRNQAQQEKLLSSISQRIRESLKLETILRTTVTEVRRTIHADRVLIHHIQEDGLGTTIAESVVNGQPSVMQMDLSPESFPPECYQRYLNGYIYASRDQLPDCAINCAVQCFTVAESQSRIVAPIVFDHSLWGLLIVHQCSSSRTWQTAEIQLMQSLGNQLAIAIQQSLLYERLQEELSERQRAEQKLLEVNQLQKGIFDVANYMIISTDRRGIISTFNRTAEEILGYTAAELIGQQTPLIFHDQEEMASEAVQLSQQLQQTIRPNSIDMFAIPAIQWGVYEREWTYITKTGDRLPVYVSITALRDDQGKVDGLVGVITDLRRQKQIERERQNLDFVVKNSTELIVITDLEQKVTFLNQAGQSLIGLENPETAQTTYLSEHISPEYLNFWQMEIIPQVFRSGAWEGEFSLQHYQTAVEIPVTASVFLLQGVNGQHPANLVAIVHDITHIKNAEKRILAALEAEKELGELRSRFISTTSHEFRTPLAIISSSTGILKKYWPKLDGQRRGQHLERIEESVHHMVELLDDVLTINRAETKYLPFEPQPLDLVSFCRGITDELQSSTEYHGLLFSYDGLGPGEIVAFDPKLLRQILTNLLGNAIKYSPSGQPVEFHLQRRGDVGIFSVQDHGIGIGPEDIPNLFDSFYRGTNVGSIPGTGLGLPIVKKCAELHGGMITVTSQLGQGSRFEVELPLWYS, translated from the coding sequence ATGACTTTTGCCGCCACTCCCAGGGAAGTCACCGCCAGCGCCATTCAATGGGCCTGTCTTTGTTTGCCAGGAGAATTGAGTGCGGCAGAGGCCCTTAACCGCTGGCATCGCCATGGCCAACGTTCCTGGGAGCCCCCGGCAGAGGCTAAGGCTTTTCCCCCCTGGGCTTTGGTGCTAGATAACGACGGTCAACTGTTGGGTTTATTACCGGATTGGCAATTGGCCGCCGCCCTGTGGACTGAACATTTTTCCCCGGCGATCGCCTTGGCGGAACTGTGTTTGCCTTGCTCCCTGCGGCTAGACCTAGAAAAGTTGCCTAGTTTAGGGGAAGTTATGCAGATTTTTGCCACCTGGGGCTACGGCTGGGACGTAATCCCTGTGGCGGATCGACAACACCAAACCTGGGGTCTGCTGAGCATTGGCAATCTCATCCGCTCAGTAAATCTTTGTCAATTGTGGCAGAATCTTCCCCTCCAGGTTACGGCCTCTCCTCCCCTTTGCCTTGGGACAGAAACAACTTTGGGGGAATTGGTCCACCATTGTTTTGAGCGCCAAATTTCTAGTTTTCCGGTGGTCTATTCCTCCCCCCTACTGCCCGCCGCCGCCCCCCGCATTCCCCTGGGTAATGTCAGCCTCAGCAACTATTTTAAGGGTCCCAACTATGGCTCCCTCGGCTTGGATAATCCCATTGGCCCAGACCTCAGCCCAACTTTTCCCCTCTGCACCATTAACCAAACCTATTGCCACGCCAGGGAATTACTCCGCCGACAGAACGATGATTATGTGATCATTACCAACATCAGTGGTGCTTTTGTTGGTTGGGTCGGCCCTCAACAATGGCTGGCCACGGTCCAACCGGATGTGTTGCTAGAGGCCCTGCAACGGGAAGTGGAAATGCCCCGCATCGTCCAGCATTTAGAAGCCCGCATTGTTTGGCAACAGCAACAACAACAACGGAACCAACATTTAATTCAAAAGTTACTCAGCCGTAATCCAAACCTGATTTATCTCTACGATCTGGTCAAAAATGAAATCGTCTATCTCAATATCCCCGGCAGTTTGCTAGAAGGCGGTTCCGGCGGGGCACCAATCCCCAACCCCATGGTCGAGACTGACCCGCGGCAGGATCTATTGCTTCCCCCAAGGTACTTTGGGCTGGAAGAATTGGCGGCGCTCCAAGCCCACGAAAAAAAGGAGTTTAACTTTGAATTTACCGATGGCGGGCAATCAGTACACTACTTTGTGGTGGAAATTTCGGCCTTTGAAATTGATGGTAGCGGACAAACCAGCAAAATCCTCTGTTTAGCCCAGGACGTTAGCCATGGCAAACGAGCCGAAGCGGCGCTCCATACCAAGGAGCAACAATTACAAACCTTGGTGAATACCATTGCCGATGGCATTGTCATTTTAGACAACCATGACAAGGTAATCTACGCTAACCCCATGGCTTGCCAAATGTTTGGCCTCAGCAAAGAAGAGTTTTTACAATCCCAACTGGGGTTGTCCAACCGAGGACAGACGGAAATTGGCATCAATGTCTCCCCCGAGGAGGAAGGGATAGGGGAAATTAAGGCTGTGCCCATCCATTGGCAGGGGGAAGATTGCCGCTTGGTAACGGTGCGGGATGTGACCGATCGCCAACGGGTATTGAAGAAACTGCGGGACAGCGAACAAATTCACCGCAGCTTGTTAGAGGCATTGCCCAATCTGGTTTGGCGACTTTCCTCCGCTGGGGACGTGTGGGAGTGCAATCAACGGACATTGGCCTATTTTGGTCGCCGGGGTCGAAAAATTCTCGGCAACACTTGGCAGCAATTTATTGAGCCAGGGGAAAGGGAAAATGTGCAAAGACAGTGGCGTCAGGGCATCGCCGCCCAGGAATTCTTCCAGTTGGAGTGTCGTCTGTGGAGGAGTGATGGTCAGTACCGTTGGCACCTGTTGCAGGTCTTGCCCCTGGAGGACCGGTTTGGCAGTATCAATGGTTGGCTAGCCAGTAGTACGGACATCGATGATTTAAAAGAAGCGGAAAAGGCACTGCGCAACCAGGCCCAACAGGAAAAACTGTTATCTTCCATCAGCCAAAGAATTCGGGAGTCCCTCAAGCTAGAAACGATTTTGCGCACCACTGTGACGGAAGTACGCCGCACTATCCACGCGGACCGGGTGTTAATTCACCACATCCAAGAGGACGGTCTGGGCACCACGATCGCCGAATCAGTGGTTAATGGCCAACCCTCAGTGATGCAGATGGATCTTAGTCCTGAAAGCTTTCCGCCGGAGTGCTATCAGCGTTACCTCAACGGTTACATCTACGCTTCCCGTGACCAATTGCCGGATTGTGCCATCAATTGTGCAGTGCAATGTTTCACCGTGGCGGAATCCCAGTCCAGAATAGTTGCCCCCATTGTTTTTGACCATAGCCTTTGGGGCCTGCTGATTGTGCACCAATGCTCCAGTTCCCGCACTTGGCAAACGGCAGAAATCCAACTGATGCAAAGCCTTGGTAACCAATTGGCGATCGCCATTCAACAATCATTACTGTACGAACGTTTGCAGGAGGAGTTATCGGAAAGGCAAAGGGCCGAACAAAAACTGTTGGAAGTGAACCAACTGCAAAAAGGCATTTTTGATGTGGCCAACTACATGATTATTTCCACCGACAGGAGGGGGATTATCAGTACCTTTAATCGCACTGCGGAGGAAATTTTGGGCTATACAGCGGCGGAACTGATTGGCCAGCAAACCCCGTTAATTTTCCACGATCAGGAAGAAATGGCCAGCGAAGCCGTCCAGCTTTCCCAACAGTTGCAGCAAACCATCCGGCCCAATTCCATCGATATGTTCGCCATTCCCGCCATCCAATGGGGAGTTTACGAAAGGGAATGGACCTACATCACCAAAACCGGAGATCGCCTGCCGGTGTATGTTTCCATCACCGCCCTGAGGGATGACCAGGGTAAAGTAGACGGCTTAGTAGGGGTAATCACCGACCTACGCCGACAAAAGCAAATTGAAAGAGAGCGGCAAAACCTGGATTTTGTGGTCAAAAATAGTACCGAGTTAATCGTCATCACCGACCTAGAGCAAAAGGTGACTTTCCTCAACCAGGCCGGGCAATCCTTAATTGGCCTGGAAAATCCGGAAACCGCCCAAACCACCTATCTGAGTGAACATATTAGCCCCGAATACCTCAATTTTTGGCAAATGGAAATCATTCCCCAGGTGTTTCGCTCCGGTGCTTGGGAGGGAGAATTTAGCCTGCAACACTACCAAACTGCCGTCGAAATTCCCGTCACTGCTTCTGTGTTTCTTCTTCAGGGCGTCAACGGCCAACACCCGGCTAATCTAGTGGCGATCGTCCACGACATCACCCATATAAAAAATGCTGAAAAACGTATTTTGGCCGCTTTGGAAGCGGAAAAGGAATTGGGGGAATTGCGTTCCCGGTTTATTTCCACCACATCCCATGAATTTCGTACCCCCCTGGCAATTATCAGTTCCTCCACTGGCATTTTGAAAAAATATTGGCCTAAGTTAGATGGCCAAAGACGTGGCCAACATCTGGAGCGCATCGAGGAAAGTGTTCACCACATGGTGGAACTATTAGACGATGTACTCACCATTAACCGGGCGGAAACTAAATATTTACCGTTTGAGCCTCAACCCCTAGATTTAGTCAGCTTTTGTCGGGGCATCACCGATGAACTCCAGAGCAGTACGGAATACCATGGCCTATTATTCAGCTATGATGGCCTCGGCCCCGGAGAAATTGTCGCCTTTGACCCCAAATTATTAAGACAAATTTTGACCAATCTCCTCGGCAATGCGATCAAATACTCTCCTTCTGGCCAGCCAGTGGAATTTCATCTCCAGCGCCGGGGGGACGTTGGCATTTTTTCTGTCCAGGACCATGGTATTGGCATTGGCCCTGAGGACATTCCCAACTTGTTTGATAGTTTTTACCGGGGCACCAATGTTGGTTCTATCCCTGGAACCGGTCTGGGACTGCCCATTGTCAAAAAATGCGCCGAACTCCACGGTGGTATGATTACCGTAACCAGCCAGTTGGGCCAAGGTAGTCGCTTTGAAGTGGAACTACCCCTCTGGTACAGTTAG
- a CDS encoding DUF6816 family protein has translation MAESLPDRWEAYPQWSNLPTLEQRKGEIRYPEWFAGTWQVTSTLVEQLAPLAPDIVSPGFAKNAAYLEQPIEFPVRFIDQTPLPEFNWALSDLVNNEPVIVPDRRFNAEAITQAYLGKDGEEINVTVQVKEQPSPRLVTVFPQHQRLVSTVLGYSQRSPDPEHFLATELTNQQFIAGSTQYLNQVETTTDYHHVGPGKISASQVTAVYLSPTDPDYFAAGHQPIALYRYELTLEAVPEL, from the coding sequence TTGGCCGAATCACTGCCTGACCGATGGGAAGCCTATCCCCAGTGGTCTAATTTGCCCACCCTAGAGCAAAGAAAGGGAGAAATTCGTTATCCTGAATGGTTTGCCGGCACATGGCAGGTCACCAGTACTCTTGTCGAACAACTAGCCCCCCTGGCCCCGGATATCGTCAGCCCCGGCTTTGCTAAGAATGCCGCCTATCTGGAGCAACCAATAGAATTTCCCGTCAGATTCATCGACCAAACCCCCCTGCCGGAATTTAACTGGGCCCTATCGGATTTGGTCAACAATGAACCAGTTATTGTGCCCGATCGCCGTTTTAACGCTGAAGCCATCACCCAGGCTTATTTGGGTAAGGACGGAGAAGAAATAAATGTTACTGTCCAGGTTAAAGAACAACCCAGTCCCCGCCTAGTCACCGTTTTTCCCCAACATCAACGACTAGTTTCCACTGTCCTAGGTTACAGCCAAAGGAGTCCCGACCCGGAGCACTTTCTCGCCACGGAGCTGACCAACCAACAATTTATTGCTGGCAGTACCCAATACCTCAACCAGGTGGAAACTACCACTGACTATCACCATGTTGGCCCGGGAAAAATCAGCGCCAGTCAAGTTACCGCCGTATACTTGTCCCCCACGGACCCCGATTATTTCGCCGCTGGCCACCAACCCATTGCCCTATATCGCTATGAACTTACCCTAGAAGCTGTGCCAGAACTATGA
- the rpoB gene encoding DNA-directed RNA polymerase subunit beta: protein MTNLATTMLPDLIEIQHASFHWFLEEGLIEELNSFSPISDYTGKLELHFLGKDYKLKQPKYDVDESKRRDASYSVQMYVPTRLINKETGEIKEQEVFIGDLPLMTERGTFIINGAERVIVNQIVRSPGVYYKKELDKNGRRTYSASLIPNRGAWLKFETDKNGLVYVRIDKTRKLSAQVLLKAIGLSDNEILDSLSHPEFYQKTLDKEGNPTEEEALVELYKKLRPGEPPTVSGGQQLLESRFFDPKRYDLGRVGRYKLNKKLRLNEADTTRVLTPQDILAAINYLINLEFDVGTTDDIDHLGNRRVRSVGELLQNQIRVGLNRLERIIRERMTVSESDALTPASLVNPKPLVAAIKEFFGSSQLSQFMDQTNPLAELTHKRRISALGPGGLTRERAGFAVRDIHPSHHGRICPVETPEGPNAGLIGSLATCARVNDYGFIETPYFRVESGRVRKDLDPVYLTADEEDDMRVAPGDIPTDEEGNIIGESVPIRYRQEFSTTSPEQVDYVAVSPVQIISVATSMIPFLEHDDANRALMGSNMQRQAVPLLRPERPLVGTGLEAQAARDSGMVIVSRTHGIVTYVDATEIRVQPHSPDNPAEKGEEIVYPIQKYQRSNQDTCLNQRPLVYAGEDVVPGQVLADGSATEGGELALGQNILVAYMPWEGYNYEDAILISERLVYDDVYTSIHIEKFEIEARQTKLGPEEITREIPNVGEDALRNLDEHGIIRIGAWVESGDILVGKVTPKGEADQPPEEKLLRAIFGEKARDVRDNSLRVPNGEKGRVVDVRVFTREKGDELPPGANMVVRIYVAQKRKIQVGDKMAGRHGNKGIISRILPIEDMPYLPDGRPIDIALNPLGVPSRMNVGQVFECLLGWAGENLGVRFKITPFDEMYGEEASRDTVHGLLEEASQRPNKDWVFNENHPGKIQVFDGRTGEPFDRPITVGQAYMLKLVHLVDDKIHARSTGPYSLVTQQPLGGKAQQGGQRFGEMEVWALEAYGAAYILQELLTVKSDDMQGRNEALNAIVKGKSIPRPGTPESFKVLMRELQSLGLDIAAHKVQLSEDGESADAEVDLMIDSQRRAPNRPTYESLHTEEDLEEEEV from the coding sequence ATGACAAACCTTGCCACCACGATGTTGCCCGATTTAATTGAAATCCAACACGCTAGTTTCCACTGGTTTTTGGAGGAAGGTTTAATCGAGGAATTGAATAGTTTTTCGCCGATTTCTGACTACACAGGCAAGCTGGAACTCCACTTTTTGGGCAAAGATTACAAGCTCAAACAACCCAAGTATGATGTTGATGAATCCAAGCGACGGGATGCTAGTTATTCGGTGCAGATGTATGTGCCGACCCGTCTGATTAACAAAGAAACCGGGGAAATTAAGGAGCAGGAAGTCTTCATCGGCGATCTCCCCCTAATGACAGAGCGGGGAACCTTCATCATCAATGGTGCGGAGCGGGTCATCGTTAACCAAATTGTGCGATCGCCAGGGGTTTACTACAAAAAAGAATTAGATAAAAACGGTCGCCGCACCTATTCCGCTTCCCTGATCCCCAACCGGGGGGCCTGGCTGAAATTTGAAACTGACAAAAATGGTCTAGTCTATGTCCGCATCGACAAGACCCGTAAATTGTCGGCTCAAGTGCTCCTAAAGGCGATCGGTCTGAGCGATAACGAAATTCTCGACTCCCTCAGCCACCCAGAGTTTTATCAAAAAACCCTCGACAAAGAAGGCAATCCCACCGAAGAGGAAGCTTTGGTGGAACTGTACAAAAAACTTCGCCCCGGTGAGCCCCCCACCGTTAGTGGTGGTCAACAGTTATTGGAGTCCCGCTTCTTCGACCCCAAACGCTATGACCTTGGTCGAGTGGGACGATACAAACTCAATAAAAAACTCCGGCTCAATGAAGCGGACACCACCCGGGTGCTTACCCCCCAAGACATCCTGGCCGCCATCAACTATCTGATTAATCTGGAATTTGACGTCGGCACCACCGATGACATCGACCACTTGGGCAATCGACGGGTACGTTCCGTTGGAGAACTATTGCAGAACCAAATTCGGGTTGGCTTAAATCGCCTGGAACGGATTATTAGGGAACGCATGACCGTTAGCGAATCCGATGCCCTTACCCCTGCTTCCTTGGTGAATCCCAAGCCTCTAGTGGCGGCCATCAAGGAATTCTTTGGTTCCTCCCAACTGTCCCAGTTCATGGACCAAACCAATCCCCTGGCGGAGTTGACCCACAAACGGCGTATTTCTGCCCTCGGCCCTGGGGGTCTAACCCGGGAGCGGGCCGGTTTTGCGGTGCGGGATATTCACCCTTCCCACCACGGCCGTATTTGCCCAGTGGAAACGCCGGAAGGCCCCAATGCCGGTTTGATCGGTTCCTTAGCTACCTGTGCCCGGGTCAATGATTACGGTTTCATTGAAACCCCCTATTTTCGGGTGGAGAGTGGTCGAGTCAGGAAAGATTTAGACCCCGTTTACCTCACCGCCGACGAAGAAGACGACATGCGGGTGGCCCCCGGGGACATTCCCACAGACGAAGAGGGCAACATCATTGGCGAGTCGGTACCTATTCGCTACCGCCAGGAATTTTCCACCACCAGCCCAGAACAAGTTGACTATGTAGCCGTTTCCCCGGTGCAAATTATTTCCGTTGCCACCTCCATGATCCCCTTCCTGGAGCATGACGATGCTAACCGGGCCCTAATGGGCTCCAACATGCAACGGCAGGCAGTGCCCCTGTTGCGTCCTGAACGGCCCTTGGTCGGTACAGGCTTGGAAGCCCAAGCTGCTCGCGACTCCGGCATGGTAATTGTTTCCCGTACCCATGGCATTGTCACCTATGTGGACGCCACCGAAATTCGGGTGCAGCCCCACTCCCCCGATAACCCTGCGGAGAAAGGGGAAGAAATCGTTTACCCAATCCAAAAATACCAACGGTCTAACCAAGATACCTGTTTAAACCAACGGCCCCTTGTTTATGCCGGGGAAGATGTGGTGCCTGGTCAAGTGCTAGCGGACGGTTCCGCCACGGAAGGGGGAGAGCTGGCCCTGGGCCAAAACATTCTCGTAGCCTATATGCCCTGGGAGGGTTACAACTACGAAGACGCCATTCTGATCAGTGAAAGGTTAGTCTATGACGATGTTTACACCAGTATCCACATCGAAAAATTTGAAATTGAAGCCCGTCAAACCAAGCTAGGACCCGAAGAAATCACCAGGGAAATCCCCAACGTCGGGGAAGATGCCCTGCGAAATCTGGATGAACATGGCATTATCCGCATCGGTGCTTGGGTGGAATCCGGCGATATCCTGGTGGGTAAAGTCACTCCCAAAGGGGAAGCAGATCAACCCCCCGAAGAAAAACTGCTGCGGGCTATTTTCGGTGAAAAAGCTCGGGACGTGCGGGACAACTCGCTACGGGTACCCAACGGTGAAAAAGGTCGGGTAGTGGATGTGCGAGTGTTCACCCGGGAAAAAGGAGACGAATTACCCCCCGGTGCCAATATGGTGGTGCGGATTTACGTAGCCCAAAAACGGAAAATCCAAGTGGGAGACAAAATGGCCGGTCGCCACGGCAATAAAGGGATTATTTCCCGCATTTTGCCCATCGAAGATATGCCCTATCTCCCTGATGGTCGCCCCATTGACATTGCCCTTAATCCCCTGGGGGTTCCTTCCCGGATGAACGTAGGTCAGGTGTTCGAATGCTTGCTGGGTTGGGCTGGGGAAAACCTTGGTGTGCGCTTCAAAATTACCCCCTTCGATGAGATGTACGGGGAAGAAGCGTCCCGGGATACGGTCCATGGCTTGTTGGAAGAAGCCTCCCAACGGCCGAACAAAGACTGGGTATTTAACGAAAACCACCCCGGCAAAATCCAAGTGTTCGACGGCCGCACCGGGGAACCCTTTGACCGTCCGATTACCGTTGGGCAAGCTTATATGCTCAAACTGGTGCATTTGGTGGACGATAAAATCCACGCCCGTTCCACCGGGCCCTACTCCTTGGTTACCCAACAGCCTTTGGGGGGTAAAGCCCAACAGGGGGGACAGCGGTTCGGAGAAATGGAAGTGTGGGCCCTGGAAGCCTACGGCGCCGCCTACATTTTGCAGGAACTACTCACCGTTAAATCCGATGACATGCAGGGTCGTAACGAAGCCCTCAATGCCATTGTTAAAGGCAAGAGTATTCCCCGGCCCGGTACCCCAGAATCCTTCAAGGTGTTGATGCGGGAACTACAATCCCTTGGTTTGGACATTGCCGCCCACAAAGTACAACTGTCCGAAGATGGTGAAAGCGCCGATGCAGAAGTAGATTTGATGATCGACAGCCAGCGTCGGGCCCCCAATCGTCCCACCTATGAGTCCCTCCACACCGAGGAGGATTTGGAAGAAGAAGAAGTGTAG